In one Lolium rigidum isolate FL_2022 chromosome 3, APGP_CSIRO_Lrig_0.1, whole genome shotgun sequence genomic region, the following are encoded:
- the LOC124697276 gene encoding ATP-dependent DNA helicase DDM1-like has protein sequence MPCDRSSTAGAIPPRTYTRSPVDEVKAWIEEARASHFPGHLPHSPRHAQHYQPTSGVTTIGPTRQREYPAGEREPHPAQPSCSKTTPHYGRNGRQFTANSSPHEPLSPSRRRRRHPSSVRRGRSRPPPRLRRPSPRSASAPSEAEMVAMANGVKVEPAAAAADITAAAAANGKADSPISVLGDEKMPEPKVEKAALLDTLKVEDTADEFLDAPSSLPIDLEAKNGDAALITEVMAKEEEELCQARIKAEEEEEARRREEAARQAVDRKARFNKLDELLTQTQLYSEFLLEKMDQITDVHSTPKKAVEIKEEEEPVEEQKKGRGRKRKSNAKPQYNDKKAKTAVAAMLTRKREDGAADDGTLTEEEKWEQEQANLVPLLTGGKLKSYQIKGVKWLISLWQNGLNGILADQMGLGKTIQTIAFLAHLKGNGMHGPYMVIAPLSTLSNWLNELTRFTPSVNGIIYHGTKDARAELRRKHMPKTIGPDFPIIITSYEMAMYDARLLANYKWKYVVVDEGHRLKNTKCKLLRELKRIPMDNKLLLTGTPLQNNLAELWSLLNFILPDIFSSHEEFESWFDFSGKVDEEQQEESDENKRVLVVSKLHAILRPFLLRRMKEDVELTLPRKKEIIIYANMTEHQKQIQNHLVEKTFDEYLHENMDIVLRKPGIKTKLNNLLIQLRKNCAHPDLFNISFDANSLYPPVDKLLEQCGKFQLLDRLLDILLKRNHKVLIFSQWTKVLDLLDYYLEVKGLKVCRIDGSVNLEVRRKQIADFNDLNSGMNVFILSTRAGGLGINLTSADTCILYDSDWNPQMDLQAMDRCHRIGQTQPVHVYRLATSNSVEGRIIKRAFGKLKLEHVVIGKGQFQQDAAKPNALDEAELLALLRDEQAEEDRIVQTDISDEDLLKLMERTDLTGAPAAAGAAPLVPLKGPGWEVVLPAKGGGGMLSALAS, from the exons ATGCCGTGCGACCGCAGCAGCACAGCAGGAGCCATCCCACCACGTACGTACACCCGTTCCCCCGTGGACGAGGTCAAGGCCT GGATCGAGGAGGCCCGTGCCTCCCATTTCCCGGGCCACCTTCCCCATTCACCGCGCCACGCCCAACACTACCAGCCGACAAGTGGGGTCACCACcatcggccccacacgtcagcgagAATACCCGGCCGGCGAGCGAGAACCCCACCCAGCCCAGCCCTCCTGCAGTAAAACCACGCCACACTACGGCAGAAACGGCAGACAGTTTACTGCAAACTCCTCTCCCCACGAACCACTCtctcccagccgccgccgccgccgccacccttcgTCCGTCCGCCGCGGGCGCTCCCGCCCGCCGCCTCGACTCCGTAGGCCATCCCCGAGGTCGGCCTCGGCGCCTTCCGaagccgagatggtcgccatggccaaTGGTGTCAAGgtggagcccgccgccgccgcagcagacatcaccgccgccgccgccgccaacggaaAGGCTGACTCGCCTATTTCCGTTCTCGGGGACGAG AAAATGCCGGAACCCAAGGTCGAGAAGGCGGCCCTCCTGGACACGCTGAAGGTGGAGGACACGGCGGACGAGTTCCTGGACGCGCCGTCGTCGCTGCCCATCGACCTGGAGGCCAAGAACGGCGACGCGGCGCTCATCACGGAGGTCAtggccaaggaggaggaggagctgtgCCAGGCGCGGAtcaaggccgaggaggaggaggaggcccggaggagggaggaggccgcCAGGCAGGCCGTCGACCGCAAGGCGCGCTTCAACAAGCTCGACGAGCTGCTCACGCAGACGCAGCTCTACTCCGAGTTCCTGCTCGAGAAGATGGACCAGATCACCGATGTGCAT TCCACGCCCAAAAAAGCTGTTgaaatcaaggaggaagaggaacctGTGGAGGAGCAGAAGAAAGGGCGTGGCAGGAAGAGGAAGTCCAATGCTAAGCCACAGTATAATGAC aaGAAGGCTAAGACAGCAGTGGCAGCCATGCTTACAAGAAAGCGTGAAGATGGTGCTGCTGATGATGGTACTCTCACAGAAGAAGAAAAGTGGGAGCAAGAGCAAGCCAACCTTGTTCCATTATTGACTGGTGGAAAGTTGAAATCTTACCAGATTAAGGGTGTTAAGTGGCTGATTTCTCTGTGGCAAAATGGGCTGAATGGGATATTAGCCGATCAAATGGGCCTTGGGAAAACGATCCAGACAATTGCATTTCTTGCCCATCTCAAAGGGAATGGTATGCACGGTCCATACATGGTTATTGCTCCCCTTTCAACTCTGTCAAACTGGTTGAATGAGTTAACAAG GTTCACCCCATCTGTGAATGGTATAATTTACCATGGAACTAAAGACGCTCGGGCAGAGTTGAGGAGAAAACACATGCCCAAAACAATCGGTCCTGATTTTCCGATAATAATCACTTCATATGAGATGGCCATGTATGATGCGAGGCTTCTTGCTAATTATAAGTGGAAATATGTTGTTGTAGATGAG GGCCATCGGTTGAAAAATACCAAGTGTAAATTATTGAGGGAGTTAAAGCGCATTCCGATGGATAACAAGCTCCTTTTGACTGGAACACCTCTTCAGAATAACCTAGCAGAGCTGTGGTCACTGTTGAACTTCATTTTGCCTGATATATTCTCATCCCATGAGGAATTTGAGTCATG GTTTGATTTTTCTGGGAAGGTAGATGAGGAACAACAGGAAGAAAGTGATGAGAACAAAAGAGTCCTTGTTGTCTCAAAGCTTCATGCCATTTTGCGTCCATTCCTTTTAAGGCGGATGAAGGAAGATGTAGAACTCACGCTTCCACGAAAGAAAGAGATAATCATTTATGCTAACATGACTGAACATCAGAAGCAAATCCAGAATCACTTGGTTGAGAAGACATTTGATGAATACTTGCATGAGAACATGGATATTG TTTTGCGTAAACCTGGCATCAAGACGAAGCTAAATAATCTACTCATTCAGCTGAGGAAAAATTGCGCCCACCCTGATCTTTTCAATATTTCTTTCGACGCAAACA GTCTCTATCCACCTGTTGATAAGCTTCTGGAACAATGTGGCAAATTTCAGCTGTTGGACAGATTACTGGATATTCTACTCAAACGGAACCACAAG GTCCTAATATTTTCGCAATGGACAAAAGTTTTGGACCTCCTTGACTACTATTTGGAGGTAAAAGGCCTGAAGGTTTGCCGAATTGATGGTAGTGTTAATTTGGAAGTTCGGAGGAAGCAG ATAGCGGACTTCAATGACTTGAACAGTGGCATGAATGTCTTCATTCTAAGCACACGTGCTGGTGGGCTTGGTATCAACCTTACTTCTGCTGATACATGCATCCTGTATGATAGTGACTGG AATCCTCAAATGGATTTGCAAGCTATGGATCGATGCCACCGGATTGGTCAAACACAGCCAGTTCATGTTTACCGGTTGGCAACATCTAATTCTGTGGAG GGACGGATTATTAAGAGAGCTTTTGGAAAGTTGAAGCTAGAGCATGTCGTGATCGGCAAGGGGCAGTTTCAACAAGATGCCGCAAAGCCTAACGCCTTAGAT GAGGCGGAGCTGCTGGCGCTGCTTAGGGATGAGCAGGCTGAGGAAGACAGGATCGTTCAGACAGATATCAGCGACGAGGACCTTCTGAAGCTGATGGAACGGACCGACCTCACAGGTGCTCCTGCGGCCGCTGGTGCCGCCCCTCTTGTCCCACTGAAAGGGCCTGGGTGGGAGGTGGTGCTTCCAGCCAAGGGCGGCGGCGGCATGCTCTCTGCGCTCGCCAGCTGA